In Caretta caretta isolate rCarCar2 chromosome 15, rCarCar1.hap1, whole genome shotgun sequence, the genomic stretch TTAGCCAAGGTTTCCAGTCTGTGCCAAGTCAGCTCTTTTGGCCCATCAGCGGTTTGAATGTGTTTTACTGCTGTCTGTGGCACTGCCAGTTTGTTGCAATATGGTGTCACTCAAAAGGCAGAGAACCTCTACTCTCCCTATTGGTGTGTGTATAGAGAGGAAACAGTACACAAGATCTGGCAGTAAGTGTAGTTTGCTGTAAAGCAGAATCCTTTTTCTTAGCAAGTGCAGTTTGCCTTCCACTGGAAATGGGCAATATTGAAGAGGTTCCTGTTTCTAGATCATAGTAGGAAGGAGGGTTCTTAGTCTCTAAAATGACAGGAATAGCAGTTACTAACTCCTTCTGGTGCCTAAGGATTAGATCTAGGGTGGGAATAAAGTAGATCCTTGTTACCAAGCTCAAGTTACAATACATACTGGACTCTCTGCATTTCAGAATGAATGTCAGGGAATGACTTACTGTTGCATGTTAGTGTGTTAACATGGATGTAAGACAGGTTGCAAAGGAATTCTTTGTCTCCATGATCTGGAGCAAACATTCCACCCTAGAGTCTCTTGATAACTAggctgggtggggtttttttgagatCAGCTGCATTTGAATCAGAGGAATGTGATATCTAAAATCTGCAGAATTATTAACCCTACAGCAGGCAGCCAGGCTATTTgtcctgggtgggggcaggggcctTATTGTGCTTTGTGCAGGGATGTAAGTTGGATTGTACTAGGCTCATCTTACTATAAAcctttttctcccttcccctctcttcccacacttttttttttcccttggagcAATCTCATTCTGCACTGCCTGTGGTTTAATTTGAAGCTAATGCATTAAATGGTGTGGATTTTCATTAAATAAAAGGAACAGTAGGTGTAATGTACCAGCAAAGACAAACAGTTGCAATAAATCATATGCACACTTAGAATTATagtgctgcagggggcaggagtcCTTCCTCTGTAGTACTATACCCCTTTTGTTGAGACTTGAGTTGGAAATAAAGTTTGGCTGAGCAGCCACTACCTGAAAGATTTCCTTCACCACCAGTTTGTAAAGGGGAACAATATGGTTGTGCCCTTTAGCTTGCAGGCCTTGCTTCTAAAACAGCAGCTTTAAGTTCCTTAACTATAACATGTCAAGTTATCTTACCTTCTTTCATTTGGATATGTTGACAGACTTACTATACAGTGAGCTTTCTCACCttaagaaaaggagaaaatgttAGATTCTTAATATGCTAGAGAGAAGTTCTGGCACCTTTATCAAACAGTCTGAATAAGAACTACACCTTGTCCCCCTTTAGTTCTTCCTTGGTATCACAACTATCCCTCTGCTAGACTTGTTTTTctaataacataagaatggccatacagggtcagaccaaaagtccatttaGCCCActgttctgtcttctgacagtagccaatgccacaTGCcctcagagggaacaaacagaacaggtaatcaagtgatccatcccctgttgcccattcccagtttctggcgaACAAGCTAGGGctatcatccctgcccatcctggctaacagccattgatagacatcctccctgaatttttttttaaaccctcttataggcttggccttcacaacattctctgtcagagttccacaggttgactaggTGTTGTGTGCAGCAATActtgctgtgttttttttaacctgctgTCTATTTTCATTTAGTGGCCCCCTAGCTCTTGTGCTAGAGAGCATAAATAACACTtattactttctccacaacagtcatTTTATAGGCCTGTCATATCTTGCCTTAGTTGTCTTTCCTAAACTGAAAAATCCCcatgttaatctctcctcatatagaagctgctCCATCCCCCCCACTAATtgttgttgtccttttctgaacctatTCCAATTTTTTTTGAGAGGGGGCTAAAAGTAAATTTTAAGAACCTTTCAGCCAATGTCCAACATATACCCATTCCTTTGCAAACCATTTTATTTAACACTAACTCGTCTCTCTCCATCTGCTAGAGTAAACTGCTTTGTTTACACTAGGACTCAACAGAAAACATGCCACTACTTGCTCTTGTACTTAAGAGAAACTTCAACAGCCAGGTTGCATGGAATAGTTTTGGCCTAGAGAAGGTGCTGGCAGCTCACTGAAGCCTTGTCTGTACTAGCTCCTCTGTGAGCTGAATTAGTTCAGTGATGGGAACTTTCCTTTTACATCAACTCCTGTTCTTCCCTGAGTGCTATGAATATCTTAACCTTGATTTGTGATGCCCTCTACAGTAGGCGTTTTGCAGTCTAAACCTTACTGATGTTAGGATTCCATAGAtactggaaaaaaacatttttagggGGCCTTACATTCTCCTAGTAGCAATGGTTCACCTTTCCTCAGCAGTGTGAATTAATACACTATAAGCACGCTTCAATCAAAAACCCCAGGTAGCTCTTAGTGTGTTATTTAAGGTAGTAGAGCAGTTGCTCAAACTTATTCTTTGACAGTTAGAAACAGGTTAACCATGGACTACAAAAGCAGGCAATATATTTAACCATACTCAAAGAAATATCCTCTGTAGGATACTAAGTCAGTTTAATCTCTACTATAAAAAGCAAGCCTGATCCAGTACTAAGATGATTCCCATAGATGTGTGTAGTTGGTTAACTTAGTCCTTGgacttgtttaaaaacaaaaacaaaacaaaacactgctcCATTCTTCAAATAATTCCAATGAATAGCTTGCTTATTCTCCCATGCCATTAAAAAAACAGCCAACCTACCACCCTTCGTCTGCTATACAACCTGGTGAAAGCCACCACTCCATTTCCCCCTCTTGGCTTGAAGAGATTCAAACTCTTGCTTAAATAGCTTAACCTAAAGAGTGCTGTAGTTGAGTTTTAAGGCTGCTGCACAGTGATTTCACAAGAAAGCAACATATTTTACCCTTTATTTCCaaaaaatcaaatgtttaaaaaagttGGGCAAGAGATGTCTTAATCCTTATCTGCTCAGCACAGGGCAGAAAGCCCAGGACATCTTTTAACTGGAAGTTATCCGATTGTCTCACAGAAGGCACTGCACTAGTTTTAGGTTTATGTTCAGTCTGTCTCTGCACAGTCATCTTCATCCCCACTTTGAGACTGCTCCTCCTCCACTTCCTTAAGGCAACAGCTTAACACTGACTTCTGGATGGACTGTCTTTCCTCTGCAACAATGAGGGTGAGGTACACAATGAAAAGTGTCACTATTCAACATGCCTTCACAAAGAGGGAAGTACAAGAAGTTTACATAGCTACACTGACCAGCTGAGGAGCCCAGCTCTACCAAATAACCAGACTGACAGGAGAGAAATAACAAATGCATCATACAACATAAAGTCCATGTGTAACAAGGCCCCTTTTAGAATGTATGAATGGAGCAGCTGCTTACCTTCACTGGTGCAGTTGTGCAATAGTAGCAGCAGCTGTTTCCTATTGTACTGAATGAGGAACTTCTGACATGTTCTTATTGTCCCTGTTGGAGAAACACGGGAACAAGTTCTGTATGTTAGCAGAGGGCTGAAGCAAATTAAATGCAACGAAGTAGCACAAGAGTCCATTTAAACGCTGCTAGAATGTAGTCTCCCTGCTCATGCCGGTAGTAGTACTGTAGTGGATCAAACAGCAAGAACAGCACAGGCTATAATATTAATCAGCTACAGAAATTGTGCTAAACAATGAAAGAACTCTTACTATCCCTCCAGCCTTCCTTCCCTGTTTGAAACTTCTTGACAGGGACTCAGTTACCACTTTCCTCCACTTGAGATTTGATCAAAACAGCTCTCCGATGGCAGATTACCAAAATGTGATCAGGGTGGCTAGCTCTTTGCTGTAAGTAGTGAAGTTGAGAGAATAAAGTCACATCTGCAAAGTAGGAGGGCCTTTGTTTTAAAGCAGTAACAGAATAATGGAGGACAGATGAGTGAATAACTCCGCATAATGAAAAAACCAGCAGAGCTTCTAGAGTCCATAGCAGAATGAAGAATGTCTTTGCTGTTGGATGACCTATTAAAAGTGAGTTTGTGCTAGCCTCAGTGAGGCATTACATGGGCTTCATCTGTCATATAACTGGAAAAACATTAAATAACTGAGGGCTCTTTCCCTCCTAATTATTACAAGAGTAATAAGAAACTCAAGATCTCAAAGTTCTGAGATCTTGCTGCACTAGGAGgaattagaggtttcagagtaacagccgtgttagtctgtatttgcaaaaagaaaaggagtacttgtggcaccttagagactaaccaatttatttgagcataaactttcgtgagctacagctcacttcatcggatgcatactgtggaaaatgtagaagatctttttatacacacaaagcatgaaaaaatacctccccccccccactctcctgctggtaatagcttatctaaagtgatcactctccttacaatgtgtatgataatcaagttgggccatttccagcacaaatccaggttttctcacacacacacacacccccacacacaaacccactctcctgtaaGTAAGTAAGACAGGCCCCCAAagaaaacttattgaaaatctTACCTCCAACATGTAGTGTGTTGAAGAAACAGGAATAACGCTGGTTTCTGTTTTCTAAGTAAGTGACAAAGGGAAGAGCTGACCACAGGAGCCTGTAGAAGTCCTTTCGGCAACGTAAGAGAACTATGCCTGTATAGGCATTGAGATATTTCACTGGGCACACAAGACAGCTGATTAGAACAATTGATCTTTCATTGCTCACTTGAACATTATATCCTATTTCAGAAATTCTGGTTTATTTACAGAACCTGAGGTTCCAAGTAGCTTATACTGACGCAAAGCCTCAAATGTTTTCCAGAACTAACTCTACATATTTGCTGGCTGTGCAGCCACAGCATGAAAGGCGGTAGGAGACTAGACACAGCAAGGGCCTATGCTGATTCTTCCCAAGCCTCACTACCTGGCAGCCTCTCGCCTCCAGTCAGGAGGATGGGTACGACAACGCACTGCACTTTCATCAAGGGCTGCTAAGACAGAAAAATTGCCACGAGCCAAGGGGCTGCACTTCAATCTCCTTTCAGCCCCGGGCAGGGCTTTGGGAAGTGGGGGCGAAAGGCCCATTCCGGATCGTCGGAGACCCCGCTTAGCGCAGGAATGACACACATTTGTTGGTGATTTTTCAAGACTCACCCACCCCTTGTGACACCGAAACAAACACCCCGCGCTCTACGTCCAGTGATCGATGGGCAACCCCCGACCCCGTCTCTGGGGTGCGCGCAGTCCCCCGAGAAAGGGGGTCcgggagcaggggcagccggAGACCTGTGAAGGAGATGGAGCAGCAGGCCAGCCCGTAGTCCCCGTGGGTCCGGGCCACCGCATCCTTCGCAGCAGCGCTCACCGCCCGCTCGTCGATGCACTGCCGGCAGCGGGGGTCTTCGGAGACGATCTCACACAGCAGGTACCTACAGCGCAAGGCACCGcgttaggggcgggggggagagtgACCGCGCCGAGCGGAGCAGAGACCCCAGCCTCACCTGTGCTTGAACCGCACCATCTCTCCTTGTCCTCCGGCCGCGCGCCAGCCTCCCCGACAGGCCGAACCAGACAGACACTCagctcagccaatgggagtgtcGTCTGTAAGCGCTACAGCCAATCGACATTCAGCAGGGGCGGAGCCGGAGGGGCAGGAAACACCGCGAGGGAGCGTCGCCCGCGCGCGCGCATTACGTCCTCGTGCGCAAGGCTTTGAGCGGCGCGCGCGGCCCCAGGCCGCTGGCGGTTGCGCGCTTCCCGCTGTCGGCACGCGGCTGGCTGGTAGCGCAGGGGCACTAGCCAGCGGAGAaccgcccctccccccttcacCGCGGGGTCCCTGCGGCAGCCCCGGCAGCGCCTCGCGGCGCATCCCCTGCTTTCCCGCTCCCGCCCAAGGACCCAGCCCCAGCGTTAGCCCCACGCGGTGGCAGCAGAGCATCGCACAGCGCCCCTCGCCTCCCGGGTCCCCGCGTCTGCCCCGCCTCCTCCGGCCAGTGCGAGCCGGGGCAAGGCGGGCTGGCTGGCTTGACTAAGGTCCTGTCAGACCCCTGGCCCCGCCCTTGGCCCCTCTGTCCtcagctgccccccagcccctggccctgtTTCTCTCCCATCTTCTTTCTGGAGGCGCTTTGCCAAGCAATGACCCCTGCCTTGCCGGTGCGGGGCCCTCCGAgctctgccgcccccccccccccccccgtcacagGCCCTCCTCCACGGTGAGAGGCTTAGATCTGCCCTAGGTCCCCTCCAAGGATATAGCGCTCTCCGCTGGCCCATGGAACCCTACCCAGCCACTGTGACCCATTCACCTTCCGAAAGACTCTTGCCATTCccatgtgtgtgagggggtgagtGCACCCGCTCCCCCGCCCAGCCCGGTGGGGCGAGAGGACCTTGGTTGAAAAATGAAGTAGAGAGGAGCAAAGGGGAGTAAGAGCACAGGGGTGTGAACGATGgtgatggggggctggggcagagaggggagaagggaagactgaAGGGGGGAAAAGGTAGGGAGAGAGGACAAATCAGGAAGGAAAAATGctctgaagaaaaagaaatgaaaatggaGAGAAGCGTGAGTGTAGAGGAAACACTTGGCTTGGAAAAGCTCGAAGAAAAGCATCAGGATAAATGAAGGAAAAATtgagaagcaggaagggaagaataAGCAAGCCCTTAGCAAGTAAGTTCTTTCCTCTAGAGAAGTTAGTTTCATTTTCGATAAGTGATTTCATGGTGGCTTGTCTGGTTCTAGtgcaaaaaataaaagctgaaaatGTTCCTGGTTTTGGATGGGGAAGGCTTGGCCCCCACTGTCCTTAGATCTGATCCCACCCTTGGATTGGCATGGATTTCTCACCCTATCCACTTATTTTCTGATAAAGGTGAAAGTTAAGGCAGCCCTCAGCTCTTTTCTTGGTAATGGAGTTCGGGCAGCCAGTGGGGGTCACAAACACATGGTCTCCCAGTAAGAATTGGTCCTTGGAACTTTAGGACTTTTGTGCCCTCACTCTTGGAAACTACAGGGATTTATGTAAATCAAGTTTCCCTAATCCCAGTTTGTCCATTATGTAAGTAAAGTTCCAAATGCATGGTGCGTGGTTAGTGAAAGGATTTCTGAAAGAGTAGAAGCCTGTCCAGAAGCCTGGGATGTAGAGCAGTTTTGATTTGAGGAGGTGAAGAAGCTTCTGCTGTGTCGCTGTACGATGGGAACCTCATCCCCCGTTCAGCCATAGTGCTGATACCA encodes the following:
- the POP5 gene encoding ribonuclease P/MRP protein subunit POP5 isoform X3, yielding MVRFKHRYLLCEIVSEDPRCRQCIDERAVSAAAKDAVARTHGDYGLACCSISFTVKYLNAYTGIVLLRCRKDFYRLLWSALPFVTYLENRNQRYSCFFNTLHVGGTIRTCQKFLIQYNRKQLLLLLHNCTSEEERQSIQKSVLSCCLKEVEEEQSQSGDEDDCAETD
- the POP5 gene encoding ribonuclease P/MRP protein subunit POP5 isoform X4, whose product is MVRFKHRYLLCEIVSEDPRCRQCIDERAVSAAAKDAVARTHGDYGLACCSISFTENRNQRYSCFFNTLHVGGTIRTCQKFLIQYNRKQLLLLLHNCTSEEERQSIQKSVLSCCLKEVEEEQSQSGDEDDCAETD
- the POP5 gene encoding ribonuclease P/MRP protein subunit POP5 isoform X2, producing the protein MVRFKHRYLLCEIVSEDPRCRQCIDERAVSAAAKDAVARTHGDYGLACCSISFTGLRLPLLPDPLSRGTARTPETGSGVAHRSLDVERGVFVSVSQGVENRNQRYSCFFNTLHVGGTIRTCQKFLIQYNRKQLLLLLHNCTSEEERQSIQKSVLSCCLKEVEEEQSQSGDEDDCAETD
- the POP5 gene encoding ribonuclease P/MRP protein subunit POP5 isoform X1, giving the protein MVRFKHRYLLCEIVSEDPRCRQCIDERAVSAAAKDAVARTHGDYGLACCSISFTGLRLPLLPDPLSRGTARTPETGSGVAHRSLDVERGVFVSVSQGVVKYLNAYTGIVLLRCRKDFYRLLWSALPFVTYLENRNQRYSCFFNTLHVGGTIRTCQKFLIQYNRKQLLLLLHNCTSEEERQSIQKSVLSCCLKEVEEEQSQSGDEDDCAETD